The stretch of DNA AGGAGATCCCCCAGACTGGAAGGAGTACAAAAAATGGTTTCTGGCAGAAGAGACTGGGCAAGGGGAGGAAACAAAGCAAAGGTATAAATATCCCTTTGGCAAAAACGGCAAAGTATATCGCTCAGCTTTAATTGCAATAAGGCAAAGGGCAGCACAACAAAAGCAGGATAATATTTTTGAAGCAGCAGGCAAACTTTTAGAGCAAATAGATAAGGAGGACAAAAAGATGCAGGAGTTTGAGGAAATAAAAAAGAAATATGATGAACTGGAAAAAAAGAATAGACAAATGCAAGAACAATTAAAAAAACAAGAAATTCAGGGATTTTTAGATAAACTTTCAAGTGAAAACAAACTGCCCCCCAAATTTTTAGAGATGGGAATTGGAGAATTTATATCAAGTCTAGATTCTGAACAGGAGATAGAATTTTCTGAAGGAGAGAAAAAAAGCCCTAAACAATGGTTTATGGAGTTTCTGGAAAAGCTCCCAGAAGCAGTCCCTCTGGGACAAAATTTTAAAGAAGGCAAAGATAAATCCTTAGATGAAGAAGTAAAACTAGGCAAAGAAATAGCCAATTCTTTGTAAAAACAAGGAGGAAAATATGGCAGGGATACTTGGCGTAGAAGAACATGAACAGCCTGCATATGATCTCGTTGCAGGCAAAACATTTGAAACAAAAAAAATAACGATTTCTTCTGGAGCAGGAAAGTTAGTTAGGGGCACGGTTCTCGGAATGGATCGTGTTTCTTGTAAATATAAACAGCTTAATCCTTCTGCTTCAGACGGGACTCATGTGGCCTGGGCAATACTTGCTGAAGATGTGGATGCGACAAACTCTGATGTTAAGACTATTGCTTATTTTTTAGGCAAATACAGGTTGTCAGGTCTTATATGGCCGCCTTCTATAACAGATCAAGAGAAAAAAGCTGCCCTGCGCCAGCTCCAGACTAAAGGTATAATTGTTGATGAAGATTGGTCATAAGGCTCTAAAAATTAAAAATAAATCTCTGGAGGAATAGTATGGACGATTTTTTTAAGCCAACGGTTTTAACTGCATCCATAAATGAGATGCAAAGCCCACAGATGGTTATATACAACAGAATTTTTAAGGGAAAGGAGAAGTTTAATCCAACAGACAAACTGGAGTTTGAGGTTCTTTCTGGTTCTGAATCTATTTTGAGGAATTTGACTGTTTTTGAACCAGCGCAGGTTACAGGCAAAACTGGCAGAAAGGTGGTAATCGTAAAGGCTCCAAGACTTGCAGACAAAAAATTTATCCATACAGCAGAACTAAATGGACTAAGGGCCTATGGAGAACAGCTTGGGTTTGAGCTTTTTAAACAAAGAATTGCAAGGGAGCAAAAAGACATAAGAAATATAATTGATCGCACAATAGAATACTGGTCTGCAAATGCTCTGAAGGGCAAAATTTTGGATTCAGATTATTCAACTGTGCTTGTTGATTACAACCTTCCAGCAACCCATAAATTAACCTTATCTGGCACAGATCTCTGGACAGATCCAGACTCTGATCCCCTTGCAGACATAAGAGAATTTAAGAGAACAATAGAAGAAGATTCAGGAGCGGCAATTACATCTTGGGTGGCATTTATCGGCTATAAGGTGATGGATGCGCTTTTAAACCATGAGGGGGTAAGAGACTTTCTTAAATATGATCGTGGTTCTCAAATGGCAGAAAGCGGGAGAATACAAAGGCTCGCAGAGGTGGAGCTAATTGAATATAACGTATCTTTTGTAGATAGCACTGGCACAAAAAGAAGATTTATAGACCCAGAGGAATTTTTGCTTGTTGGCGAATGTGAAGATGTTGTGTCTGTTCCCTTTGCTCCCATTGTAGATAAAAACGCTCCTGGTGGAGTAGGAAATGTAGTCTCAGGAAAGCCTGTAATGTACTTCTCAAAATC from Desulfonauticus submarinus encodes:
- a CDS encoding major capsid protein; its protein translation is MDDFFKPTVLTASINEMQSPQMVIYNRIFKGKEKFNPTDKLEFEVLSGSESILRNLTVFEPAQVTGKTGRKVVIVKAPRLADKKFIHTAELNGLRAYGEQLGFELFKQRIAREQKDIRNIIDRTIEYWSANALKGKILDSDYSTVLVDYNLPATHKLTLSGTDLWTDPDSDPLADIREFKRTIEEDSGAAITSWVAFIGYKVMDALLNHEGVRDFLKYDRGSQMAESGRIQRLAEVELIEYNVSFVDSTGTKRRFIDPEEFLLVGECEDVVSVPFAPIVDKNAPGGVGNVVSGKPVMYFSKSWDVEDPDGRWIKAESRPLPALQRPGAVVDAIVV
- a CDS encoding head decoration protein, which codes for MAGILGVEEHEQPAYDLVAGKTFETKKITISSGAGKLVRGTVLGMDRVSCKYKQLNPSASDGTHVAWAILAEDVDATNSDVKTIAYFLGKYRLSGLIWPPSITDQEKKAALRQLQTKGIIVDEDWS